TCGGGGCGGGCGCCGAGAGCCGGGTCGCGCTGCTCCAGGAGCGCTCGGCGGAGCTGGTGGTCAGCACGCTCGCCGTGGTGCGGGCCGGGAGCGCGTACGTACCGCTGTCCGAGAGCTGGCCCGACGAGCGGATGGCCCTCGTACTGGCCGACACCGGCGCGGACGTGCTGCTGGTGGACGCGGCCACCCGTGACCTTCCCTTCGTCCGGGCGCGGGCCGCAGCGGGCGTGCGGGTGGTCGACGTATCGGCCCCACTGCCGGACGCCCCCGACCGGCCCGTCCCGGCCGTCCAGCCGGACCAGCTGGCCTACGTGATGTACACCTCCGGCTCCACCGGCGCCCCCAAGGGCGTCGCCGTCACCCACGCGGACGTGGCCGCGCTGGCCGCCGACGGCTGGTGGCGGCGGGACGGCCACCACGAGCGGGTGCTGTTCCACTCCCCGCAGGCCTTCGACGCGGCCACCTACGAGCTGTGGGTGCCGCTGCTGAGCGGCGGCCAGGTCGTCGTCGCACCCGCCGGTGACCTCGACCCCGAGCGGATCGGGCGCCTCATCGCCACCTACCGGATCACCGCCCTGTGGCTGACGGCCGGTCTGTTCCGGCTGCTCGCCGAGGACGCGCCGCAGAGCCTGACCGGCGTCCGCGAGGTCATGACCGGGGGAGACGTGGTCCCGGCCGCCGCGGTACGCCGCGTGCTGGCCGCCCACCCGGGGCTGCGGGTGGTCGACGGCTACGGCCCCACCGAGACCACCGTCTTCGCCACCCGGCACCCGATCACCGCCGGGGACGCGCTGGGCAGCACCGTGCCGATCGGCCGGCCGCTGGACAACATGCGCGTGCAGGTACTCGACCCCTCGCTCGGCCAGGTGCCGCCCGGCGTGGCGGGAGAGCTGTTCATCGCCGGTGCCGGACTGGCCCGCGGCTACCTCGGCCGACCGGGCGCGACCGCCGAGCGGTTCGTGCCGGATCCGTTCGGTGAGCCGGGTGGGCGGATGTACCGGACGGGTGATCTGGGTCGTTGGGTGTACGACGAGCGGGGTGAGGGGCGGCTGGAGTTCCTGGGCCGTACGGATGACCAGATCAAGTTGCGGGGTTTCCGGATCGAACCGGCGGAGATCGAGGCGTACTTCACGAGTCGGGTGGACATCGCGCAGGCCGCGGTGCTGCTGCGTGAGGACAATCCGGGTGATCAGCGTCTGGTCGCCTATCTCGTCCCGGCCGCTGGTGCGGTCCTGCCGGAGGTGGCCGAACTGCGTGCGGAGGCCGCGGCTCAGCTGCCCGCGTATCTCGTTCCCTCGGCTCTGGTCGTGCTGGAGACTTTGCCGTTGACGCCGAACGGGAAGCTGGACCGGCGGGCTCTGCCCGTCCCGGCCGCGGTGGCCGTGCCCGCCTCGCGGGCGGCCCGTACGCCGCGGGAAGAGGTCCTGTGCGGTCTCTTCGCGACCGCCCTCGCCGTCGAGCACGTCGGGATCGACGACAACTTCTTCGACCTCGGCGGCCACTCCCTCCTCGCGATGCGGCTGGTCGCGGCCGTGCGGGCCGAGCTGGGCGCGGAGGTGGGCGTCCGCGACCTGTTCGAGGCGCCGACCGTGGCCGCGCTGGCCGAGCGGCTGGGCCGGGCCCTGCCCGCCACCGCGCTGGCGCCGCTGGTACGCACCGAGCCGCGCCCGGCGCGCGTCCCGCTGTCGTTCGCACAGGCCCGGCTGTGGTTCCTCAACCGGATGGAGGAGACCGAACGGGCCTCCTACAACATCCCGGTGGTGCTGCGGCTGACCGAGGCGGTGGACGCGGTGGCGCTCCAGGCCGCGCTGGACGACGTGGTCGGGCGGCACGAGACGCTGCGTACCGTGTTTCCCGAGACCGGTGGCGAGCCGTGCCAGGTGATCGTGCCGGCCGCTGCGGGGCTGGTGCCGTTGAGTGTCGTCGGGACGGATGAGGGCGGTGCGCGGGAGCGGATCGCCGAGCTGTCCGCTCTTCCCTTCGACCTCGCGAGTGAACTCCCTTTGCGCGCTGCGCTGTTCGCTCTGGCGCCGGAGGAGCACCTGTTGGTGCTGGTGTTGCACCACATCGCGGGTGACGGTCTGTCGATGCGTCCGCTGACCGAGGATCTGACCGCGGCCTATGAGGCCCGGAGTGACGCCCGTACTCCTGACTGGGCGCCGTTGGCGGTGCAGTACGCGGACTTCGCGCTCTGGCAGCACGAGCACCTCGGTGACCCCGACACCCCGGGTACTCCGCTGAACCGGCAGCTCGCCCACTGGACCGCCGAACTGGACGGTCTGCCCGAGGAGATCGCGCTCCCGGCCGACCACTCCCGGCCCGCTCAGCCGACGCACCGGGCGCGCGTCCACACGACGTACACCGATGCTTCCGTCCATGAGCAGCTGACCGCCCATGCCCGCGCGCATCAGGCCACTCTGTTCCACAGTGTGCACGCGGCGCTGGCGGTGCTGCTGACGCGCAACGGTGCCGGTACGGACGTGCCCATCGGCACGCCGACCGCGGGGCGTGCGCACCGTGACCTCGACCAGCTCATCGGGTTCTTCGTCAACACCCTGGTCCTGCGCACGGACACCAGTGGAAACCCCACCCACACCGAGCTGCTCCGCCGCACCCGGGACGTCAACCTCACCGCCCTCTCCCACCAGGACGTCCCCTTCGAGCGGCTCGTCGAGGCCCTCAACCCCACCCGCACCCCCCACCGTCACCCCCTCTTCCAGACCATCCTCACCTTCAACAACGCCGTCGTGACCGGTGCCGATCCGGTCGACACCGGCACCGATGTGGCGTCGGAGAGCGCGGCGAAGTTCGACCTCTCCGTCACCGTCACCGAGCTGCACACCGGCGACGGCGCTCCCGCCGGGCTCGGCGTCACCATCGAGTACGCCGCCGACCTCTTCGAGCCCGCCACCATCGCCCGGCTCGCCGAGCAGTTCCAGCGGATCCTGTGCGGCGCCGCCGCACACCCCGACACCCCACTCAACGAGATCGACCTGCTCGCCGAGCACGAGCGCAAGGCCCTGTTCGGCGACTGGAACGGCCCGTCGCGCGCTCTGCCCGGCCGGACCCTGCCCGAGCTGTTCGCCGCGCAGGTGGCCCGGACCCCCGACGCCACCGCCGTCGTCTGCGACACCGGCACCCTCAGCTACGCCCAGCTCGACACCGCGGCCAACCGGCTGGCCCGCCATCTGGTGGCGCAGGGGGCGGGCCCCGAGCGGCTCGTCGCCCTGGCCGTGCCGCGCTCGGTGGAGACCCTGGTGGCCGTGCTGGCCGTGCTCAAGTCCGGGGCCGCGTACCTGCCCGTCGACCTCACCCACCCGGGCGAGCGGATCGCGTACACCCTGGCCGACGCCCGGCCGCTGTGCGTGGTCACCACGACCGGGGCGGCCTCCCGGCTGCCCGTCACCGACCACCCGCGCCTGCTGCTCGACGCACCGGACACGGCCGCCGCGCTCGCCGCCCTGCCCGACCACGACCTCACCGACGATGACCGGTCCGCGCCCCTGTCGCTGCGCAACCCGGCCTACGTGATCTACACCTCCGGTTCCACCGGCCGCCCGAAGGGCGTCGTGGTCGAGCACTACTCGCTGGACGCCTACCTGGCGTGGGCCCGCGAGGCCTACGGCAGTGTCGCGGGCCGGGCGCTGGTCCACTCGCCGGTCTCCTTCGACCTCACCGTGACCGGCCTCTTCGCACCGCTGACCAGCGGCGGCACCGTTCAGCTCATCGAGCTGGACGACCAGGCGCCCACGGCGGGCGAGTTCGACCGGCCGACCTTCGTGAAGGCCACGCCCAGCCACCTGGCCCTGCTCACCGCGCTGCCCGAGCGCTTCTCGCCCAGCGAGCAACTGGTCCTCGGCGGCGAGTCCTTGATGGGCGATGTGCTGGACGAGTGGCGGCGCAAGCACCCCGGCGCCACCGTGATCAACGAGTACGGTCCGACCGAGACCACGGTCGGCTGCACCGAATTCCGCATCGAGCCCGGTGACACCGCGCCCTCCGGCGTGATCACCATCGGCCGCCCGATCTGGAACACCCGCATGTACGCGCTGGACGAGGCCCTGCGCGCGCTGCCGGTCGGGGTCGGCGGCGAACTCTTCATCGCCGGTGACCTGGTGACCCGCGGCTACCTCGGCCGGCCCGGTCTGACGGCCGAGCGGTTCGTGCCGGATCCGTTCGGTGAGCCGGGTGGGCGGATGTACCGGACGGGTGATCTGGGTCGTTGGGTGTACGACGAGCGGGGTGAGGGGCGGCTGGAGTTCCTGGGCCGTACGGATGACCAGATCAAGTTGCGGGGTTTCCGGATCGAACCGGCGGAGATCGAGGCGTACTTCACGAGTCGGGCGGACATCGCGCAGGCCGCGGTGCTGCTGCGTGAGGACAATCCGGGTGATCAGCGTCTGGTCGCCTATCTGGTCCCGGCTGCCGGTGCGGTCCTGCCGGAGGTGGCCGAACTGCGTGCGGAGGCCGCTGCTCAGTTGCCCGCGTATCTCCTTCCCTCGGCCCTGGTCGTGCTGGAGACTCTGCCGTTGACGCCGAACGGGAAGCTGGACCGGCGGGCGCTGCCCGTCCCGGCCGCGGCGACGGTGCCCGCCTCGCGGGCGGCCCGTACGCCGCGGGAAGAGGTGCTGTGCGGTCTCTTCGCCACGGCCCTCGCGGTCGAGCACGTCGGCATCGACGACAACTTCTTCGACCTCGGCGGCCACTCCCTGCTCGCCGCCCGGCTGACCGCCCGGGTCCGCGAGGAACTGGGCGTCCAGATCGGCCTGCGGGCCCTGTTCGAGACGCCGACGGTGGCCCTGCTGGCCGAGCGGATCGACGCCGACGGTGACACCGAATCCTCCGACGGGCTCGGGCAGTTGCTGCCGCTGCGCACAGGCGGCGCCCGTCAGCCGCTCTTCGCCGTACACCCCGGCGGTGGCCTCGGCTGGTGCTACTCCGGTCTCGCCCGCCACCTCGACCGTGACCGGCCGCTGTACGCGCTCCAGGCCCGCGGGCTCGACGGCGCGGGCGAACTCCCCGGATCGGTACCCGAGATGGCGGCCGACTACCTGCGGCTGATCCGCGCGGTGCAGCCCGCCGGCCCGTACCACCTGCTCGGCTGGTCCTTCGGTGGCACGGTGGCGCACGAACTGGCCCGCCAGTTGCAGGAGGCGGGCGAGGAAGTGGCGCTGCTGGCCATGCTCGACTCGCACCCGACGGGACGCTTCCGGCACGCCGGTCAGCCCAGCGAGGCGGAGATCCTCTCGCTCGCGCTGGACGGGCTCGACCTCGAAGAACTCGACGCGCTCGCCACGGCCGCCCCGGCGGACGGTGCGGACGCGCTGGGCGACGGACTCCCCTCCGCCGCGGCCGTACTGGAGCTGCTGCGGGAGCGCGGCAGCGTGCTGGGCGGGCTGGACCCGGCCGCCCTGGACCGGCTGGTGAAGGTGACCGCCAACAACCTCGCGCTGGCCCAGGGCGAGGAACCGGGCCGCTACCGGGGCCCCGTGCTCTTCTTCGAGGCCCTGCCGGGCCGGGGCGCCGACGGCACCCCGCTGGCCGAACTGTGGGCCGCGCACGTGGACGGCCCGGTGGAGAACCACCCGCTGGACATCCCGCACAGCCGCTTCACCACTCCCGAGGCGCTGGCCCAGATCGGCCCCGTGCTCGCCGCCCACCTGCGCTGACCGGGGGCACGCGGGTGGCGCGCCCGGCCCGCTGTCGGCCGCGCCACCCGCCCCGCGCCCGTCCCGCGCCCGCCCCGCCCCCGTCCCCGCTGTCGCTCTCGCCCCGCCCCTGCCCCCCGTCTTCCCGACCCGCCGCCGCGGCCGGTGCTGCCTTGCCGCCGCGCCGTCATGCCGCCATGCCTGCGAACGGAACCGTCCCATGCCCGTACCGCCCCCGTCCTTCGCACCGCCCCCCGTGGACCTGCCGTGACCACCTTCGTGCTCGTCTGGGCGGGCCGGCTGGTCACCGCCCTCGGATCCAGCATCTCCGGCTTCGCCCTCGGCCTGTGGATCTACCAACAGACCGGATCCGTCACCCAGTTCGCCACCAGCCTGCTGCTCGGTTTCGCCCCGGGCATGCTGGCCGCCCCGGTCGCCGGGGTCCTGGTGGACCGCTACCGGCGCCGCAACGTGCTGCTCTGCGCGGACGCGGCGGCCATGCTCGCCGCCGTGGCCATGGCCGCCTCGCAGGCGACCGGGCACCTGGCCGTCTGGCAGGTGTACGCGGTCATCGTCGTGGAATCGTGCTGCGCGGCCTTCCAATGGCCCGCGCTCGCCGCCGCCGTCTCCGGCATGGTCCGGCCCGAACAGCGCGGCCGGGCCAGCGCGATGACCCAGACCGCCCTGGCCGGAGCGCAGTTGCTCGGCCCGATGCTCGCCGCCGTGCTGCTGGGCGCGGGCGGGCTGCGCGCCGTCCTGGTGGTCGACGTCGTCTCGTTCGGGCTGGGGCTGCTCACCTTGGTGATCGCCCGCTTCCCCGAGCCGGCGCCCCGACCGGAACACACCGGTGGTCCCGGCGAACACCCCGGCTGGCGCGCGGAGTTGAGGGAGGGGCGGCGGCTGCTCACCGGGCAGCCGGGACTGCGGCACCTGCTCCGCCTGGTCACCGTCCTCAACGCGGCCGAGGCCACCGCCACCGCCCTGCTGCTCCCGCTCGTCCTGGCCGCCACCCCCGCGGACCAGCAGAACGCCGCGGTGGCCATGGTCAGCACCGCCGGCGGGCTCGGCCTCGCGATCAGCAGCGTCGCCATGTCCATCTGGTCCACCCCTCGCCGCCCCTTGCCCTGGGTCACCGCGGCCACCGTCCTCAGCGGGGTCGCGGTCCTCCTGGCCGGGTTCTTCCCGCGCCCGGTCCTGCTGGCCGCGGCCGCCTTCACCTTCTTCCTCGGCCTGCCGGTGGTGACCAGCTGCTCCCAGGTGCTGTGGCAGTCCGCGGTGGCCGCCGAGGCCCAGGGCCGTGTCTTCGCCCTGCGCCGCATGTTCACCCAAGGCGGCACCCTGCTCGGCTACTTGCTCGCGGGACCGCTCGCCTCGCAGGTCTTCAGCCCGCTGGTGGATCCCGGCGGACCGCTCGCCGCCACCCTGGGCCGGCTCCTCGGTACGGCCCGGGACCGTGGCAGTGCCCTGCTGCTCTGCTGTACGGGCCTG
This is a stretch of genomic DNA from Streptomyces sp. NBC_00536. It encodes these proteins:
- a CDS encoding MFS transporter, coding for MTTFVLVWAGRLVTALGSSISGFALGLWIYQQTGSVTQFATSLLLGFAPGMLAAPVAGVLVDRYRRRNVLLCADAAAMLAAVAMAASQATGHLAVWQVYAVIVVESCCAAFQWPALAAAVSGMVRPEQRGRASAMTQTALAGAQLLGPMLAAVLLGAGGLRAVLVVDVVSFGLGLLTLVIARFPEPAPRPEHTGGPGEHPGWRAELREGRRLLTGQPGLRHLLRLVTVLNAAEATATALLLPLVLAATPADQQNAAVAMVSTAGGLGLAISSVAMSIWSTPRRPLPWVTAATVLSGVAVLLAGFFPRPVLLAAAAFTFFLGLPVVTSCSQVLWQSAVAAEAQGRVFALRRMFTQGGTLLGYLLAGPLASQVFSPLVDPGGPLAATLGRLLGTARDRGSALLLCCTGLVLAVIALAGRRHTITALPAPPADGPPPAAREGVPEQVPEGQPVP
- a CDS encoding non-ribosomal peptide synthetase, which translates into the protein MSTTQTATAGATAADTARRIAELSPDQRARLEARLRERLARRPAAPTGVPRRTAGGPVPLSFTQEQIWLAQQIAPESAAYNVPMAVTCSGPLDAERLARAFRTVITRHEVLRTTFAAGADGSPVQLVHDEALFALPVTDLRTLTADEAEARVRARLAQEANVPFDLAAGPLLRAALLRTGDQEHVLSLTIHHIASDAWSVNVLLAEAAAAYRLADGPAGAALPPLPVQYGDFAAWQRGRLEGTAHQESLGYWQQRLSGLTDTPPPATATGRPEGAPAAGTHTLELPARVAADLRALAAHHRTTLFTVSLAALQVLLHRYGGGADPVIATPVGGRGRSELEGLIGCFVNTLLLRGDLSPRSAGDAPGGDPTFAELLERATASTRRDFQHQEVPFEQLAAQLRAGSPDGLARTMLVLDQAAPDTAGAAADAGELVLRPLDGGGPADAKRDLTFTVSETGDTLTLTLVHRTDRYEERSAERLLAHYATLLREAATDPHRPVGRLPLLTSGERTLLLDTWNATALAVPAGTFHGRFAEQAARTPDAVAVTGADGTHRYAALDRLANRLAHHLRALGVDRETPVGICLERGSWTVVALLAVLKAGGCYVPVDPAQPQERMAMMLADTAAPVVITRTALADRLPAGVRAVTVEELALDALPDTAPDVSVDPGQAAYVLFTSGSTGRPKGVVVEHRQVLNYHTAVVSALGLEPAGYAMVQPFTFDSCVTVLSSALLGGGTLHMVDADTAADGRLLAAYFAEHAIDYLKISPSHLAALEGPGAVHRVLPRRGLILGGEGSTSAFVRDLLGRAECEVLNHYGPTETTVGVTTHRPRAAALAATTTVPIGRPLGNVRAYVLDGRGEPVPVGVPGELFIGGAQVTRGYLGRPGLTAEKFVPDPTGVPGARMYRTGDLTRRLPDGAIEFLGRLDDQVKIRGFRIELGEVEAALAALAALAPVAAAAAVVREDRPGDRQLVGYLVPLPGATLEPADLRRELARSLPGYMVPSALVVLDALPLTAHNKLDRRALPAPPRQEAEAGRAPRDDREAALCRIFAEVLGAEREPGIDESFFDLGGHSLLAMRLVAVVRAELGAEVGVRDLFEAPTVAALAERLNGALPAGTVAPLVRAERPDVLPLSFAQRRLRFLNGMEGEASAYAMPVVLRLTEAVDAMALQAALDDVVERHETLRTVFPETGGELRQVIVPAAAGLVPLSVVVGIDEGGARERIAELSALPFDLASELPLRAALFTLAAEEHLLVLVLHHIAGDGLSMRPLTEDLTAAYEARSDARTPDWAPLAVQYADFALWQHEHLGDPDTPGTPLNRQLAHWTAELDGLPEEIALPADHSRPAQPTHRARVHTTHTDAAVHEQLTAHARAHQATLFHSVHAALAVLLTRNGAGTDVPIGTPTAGRAHRDLDQLIGFFVNTLVLRTDTSGNPTHTELLRRTRDVNLTALSHQDVPFERLVEALNPTRTPHRHPLFQTILTLNSAPAAVAEHGTQHVEFESAAKFDLSVTVTEQHTAEGAPAGLGVTIEYAADLFEPATIARLADQFQRILRAAAAHPDTPLHAIDLLGESGRAELAALATGAVRPLPAAALPELFAAQVARTPDATAVVCGTGTLSYAQLDTAAGLLARHLVALGAGAESRVALLQERSAELVVSTLAVVRAGSAYVPLSESWPDERMALVLADTGADVLLVDAATRDLPFVRARAAAGVRVVDVSAPLPDAPDRPVPAVQPDQLAYVMYTSGSTGAPKGVAVTHADVAALAADGWWRRDGHHERVLFHSPQAFDAATYELWVPLLSGGQVVVAPAGDLDPERIGRLIATYRITALWLTAGLFRLLAEDAPQSLTGVREVMTGGDVVPAAAVRRVLAAHPGLRVVDGYGPTETTVFATRHPITAGDALGSTVPIGRPLDNMRVQVLDPSLGQVPPGVAGELFIAGAGLARGYLGRPGATAERFVPDPFGEPGGRMYRTGDLGRWVYDERGEGRLEFLGRTDDQIKLRGFRIEPAEIEAYFTSRVDIAQAAVLLREDNPGDQRLVAYLVPAAGAVLPEVAELRAEAAAQLPAYLVPSALVVLETLPLTPNGKLDRRALPVPAAVAVPASRAARTPREEVLCGLFATALAVEHVGIDDNFFDLGGHSLLAMRLVAAVRAELGAEVGVRDLFEAPTVAALAERLGRALPATALAPLVRTEPRPARVPLSFAQARLWFLNRMEETERASYNIPVVLRLTEAVDAVALQAALDDVVGRHETLRTVFPETGGEPCQVIVPAAAGLVPLSVVGTDEGGARERIAELSALPFDLASELPLRAALFALAPEEHLLVLVLHHIAGDGLSMRPLTEDLTAAYEARSDARTPDWAPLAVQYADFALWQHEHLGDPDTPGTPLNRQLAHWTAELDGLPEEIALPADHSRPAQPTHRARVHTTYTDASVHEQLTAHARAHQATLFHSVHAALAVLLTRNGAGTDVPIGTPTAGRAHRDLDQLIGFFVNTLVLRTDTSGNPTHTELLRRTRDVNLTALSHQDVPFERLVEALNPTRTPHRHPLFQTILTFNNAVVTGADPVDTGTDVASESAAKFDLSVTVTELHTGDGAPAGLGVTIEYAADLFEPATIARLAEQFQRILCGAAAHPDTPLNEIDLLAEHERKALFGDWNGPSRALPGRTLPELFAAQVARTPDATAVVCDTGTLSYAQLDTAANRLARHLVAQGAGPERLVALAVPRSVETLVAVLAVLKSGAAYLPVDLTHPGERIAYTLADARPLCVVTTTGAASRLPVTDHPRLLLDAPDTAAALAALPDHDLTDDDRSAPLSLRNPAYVIYTSGSTGRPKGVVVEHYSLDAYLAWAREAYGSVAGRALVHSPVSFDLTVTGLFAPLTSGGTVQLIELDDQAPTAGEFDRPTFVKATPSHLALLTALPERFSPSEQLVLGGESLMGDVLDEWRRKHPGATVINEYGPTETTVGCTEFRIEPGDTAPSGVITIGRPIWNTRMYALDEALRALPVGVGGELFIAGDLVTRGYLGRPGLTAERFVPDPFGEPGGRMYRTGDLGRWVYDERGEGRLEFLGRTDDQIKLRGFRIEPAEIEAYFTSRADIAQAAVLLREDNPGDQRLVAYLVPAAGAVLPEVAELRAEAAAQLPAYLLPSALVVLETLPLTPNGKLDRRALPVPAAATVPASRAARTPREEVLCGLFATALAVEHVGIDDNFFDLGGHSLLAARLTARVREELGVQIGLRALFETPTVALLAERIDADGDTESSDGLGQLLPLRTGGARQPLFAVHPGGGLGWCYSGLARHLDRDRPLYALQARGLDGAGELPGSVPEMAADYLRLIRAVQPAGPYHLLGWSFGGTVAHELARQLQEAGEEVALLAMLDSHPTGRFRHAGQPSEAEILSLALDGLDLEELDALATAAPADGADALGDGLPSAAAVLELLRERGSVLGGLDPAALDRLVKVTANNLALAQGEEPGRYRGPVLFFEALPGRGADGTPLAELWAAHVDGPVENHPLDIPHSRFTTPEALAQIGPVLAAHLR